A window of the Haloquadratum walsbyi C23 genome harbors these coding sequences:
- a CDS encoding universal stress protein, whose protein sequence is MTESSANPSVEHILVPVDGSPQSESAVEYVTGIFPTADVTLLTVIDPVSGFAAYDGTTEGSWKTQAQQAAESLLAEKRSILQAETDESSNDDADIDTDTESISQTIETVVEFGEPVESIQEAADTYDVDQIVIGSHGRAGLQRIIVGSVAENVMRGVSIPVTIVR, encoded by the coding sequence ATGACTGAATCGAGCGCTAACCCCTCAGTTGAGCACATACTCGTTCCAGTCGATGGATCACCACAATCAGAGAGTGCTGTTGAGTATGTAACTGGAATCTTTCCAACAGCCGATGTCACGCTTCTCACTGTTATTGACCCTGTTAGTGGATTCGCAGCGTACGATGGAACAACAGAGGGCAGTTGGAAGACACAAGCACAACAAGCAGCCGAGTCACTATTAGCTGAGAAGAGGTCGATACTTCAAGCTGAGACAGACGAATCATCTAATGACGATGCCGACATCGATACGGACACAGAGTCTATCTCACAGACAATTGAGACAGTCGTTGAATTTGGGGAACCAGTCGAGTCAATCCAAGAGGCTGCGGATACGTATGATGTTGATCAGATTGTTATCGGCAGTCATGGTCGAGCAGGTCTCCAGCGAATTATCGTCGGCAGTGTTGCAGAAAATGTGATGCGCGGCGTTTCGATTCCAGTCACGATCGTTCGATAA
- a CDS encoding DUF5788 family protein, translated as MREFERKRLLERVNREAATVGVDIPDVVEVQGEEVELRDFVFEINRRDTIPSGERDRVNRAKKNLRRERRERLDTIETGEIPYEQGEELADSIVGIDRALNALEQLRSVDLESETQKQTAADRKRWMNFLQQALGHEDSGVGAGRGRGGRGQGSGSGTYGGQS; from the coding sequence GTGAGGGAGTTCGAACGAAAGCGGTTATTGGAGCGGGTCAACCGTGAGGCAGCGACCGTCGGCGTTGATATTCCTGACGTCGTCGAGGTACAAGGCGAGGAGGTCGAACTCCGTGATTTCGTCTTTGAAATTAACCGACGAGATACAATTCCATCTGGTGAGCGCGACCGTGTCAACCGTGCAAAGAAGAATCTCCGTCGTGAACGCCGTGAACGATTGGATACAATTGAGACAGGAGAGATTCCATACGAGCAGGGTGAGGAGCTTGCAGATAGTATCGTTGGTATCGATCGTGCACTAAATGCACTTGAGCAACTTCGCAGTGTTGATCTTGAGTCAGAAACCCAAAAACAGACTGCTGCTGATCGGAAACGTTGGATGAACTTTCTTCAACAGGCACTCGGGCATGAAGACAGCGGCGTTGGAGCAGGTCGCGGTCGCGGTGGTCGCGGTCAAGGAAGTGGTAGTGGGACATATGGAGGACAATCATAA
- a CDS encoding DUF7475 family protein, giving the protein MSTTQRDSSTTFSLPTNSVGYVAIVAAVVTGVLHLVLGIVFLSQGGISSITAILTQTLPVLFILNGIGFLGGIGVYLSQYWRRELHLIAAGYAGATIVAFFMFNGGFSPVVAISKIAEVIFIISVLYLYTIE; this is encoded by the coding sequence ATGTCAACCACACAGCGAGATAGTTCAACGACATTTTCACTTCCTACAAATAGCGTGGGATATGTCGCAATTGTCGCTGCAGTTGTGACTGGTGTTTTGCATCTAGTTCTTGGAATCGTATTCCTTTCTCAGGGAGGAATTTCATCGATCACTGCCATCCTCACGCAAACACTTCCTGTGTTATTTATCCTCAACGGGATTGGATTTCTGGGTGGGATTGGTGTGTATCTCTCTCAATATTGGCGACGTGAACTGCATCTTATCGCTGCTGGCTATGCCGGTGCGACAATCGTTGCATTCTTTATGTTCAACGGTGGATTCAGTCCTGTTGTTGCCATTTCGAAGATTGCAGAGGTCATATTCATTATTTCGGTTTTATATCTCTATACCATCGAATAG
- a CDS encoding efflux RND transporter permease subunit, translating into MKQSRRFFSRIGRFVQAHPVMTLLLAVALIGVAFVGAGQIESVTGDRAFVGSNPTLDTFDDEFDYGSVATLVRGEVTDPTTMRAIDRYDQRMSAVEDVQTVNSPADRVREEYGRIPDSQTKIERVIGSPDTAVIGIVSDAGMTQQQSRPIYTKAVDRKEWVQFPAGVSVTVTGSAAFSTQLSALIQQSTQQLLGLAVGLMTVALFFLFRGVRLRLLPIVAVFVGVIYTFGAIGYAGVPNSTLTSAVFPILIGLGIDYSVQFHERYEEELETHPPKQALPLALGGIGPPVSIAAIAATLGFGATWISSAGTPAFVWFAQTSMFGIGLTFLSGIIVLLPILTLYARWRGDGETTDTDADADADAETNSDSADEAIDTTTPTESTTDTDLGDIGMLGRTLGRTTRFVASHPIAVLLIAVVLLGGGLAAGDSLETLADSEEFIPQDLPAYVDLQQFRTVTGGGSAVQYDMLVTGSNIRDPTALRWMEQYRQIATDKPLIDGMQTPATLVKQHNGGEIPATEAGVKRVLSDIPASERANYYSDGYAHITIIGERNMNTDELLDFLAIAKSSSELTRPPAGLTAELTGQAAVSTPSIVTQIETRNVTTGLGVLFVFGALLLYYRNLIRAVAPLVPMLFVIGWQNLYMSALSIPVSPLGASLGAMSVGIGAEYTIIVMERYFEEFGQSGVSRLDAVEIAGARVGKAITVSGLTTVFGFSALTLSPFPILGDFGFLTVGVIFLTLVAAILTLPPTLIVLGRLSDLVERVVASRRDIAVQGDPDEVKADD; encoded by the coding sequence ATGAAACAATCTCGTCGATTCTTCTCTCGGATTGGACGGTTTGTTCAGGCACATCCAGTTATGACGTTGTTGCTTGCCGTTGCGCTCATCGGGGTTGCCTTCGTCGGTGCTGGTCAGATTGAGAGTGTCACCGGTGATCGTGCATTTGTTGGGTCGAATCCAACGCTCGATACATTTGATGATGAGTTTGATTATGGAAGTGTCGCAACACTCGTCCGCGGGGAGGTGACGGACCCAACGACGATGCGGGCAATTGATCGCTATGATCAGCGGATGAGCGCGGTTGAAGATGTCCAAACGGTCAATAGCCCTGCTGATCGGGTGCGTGAAGAATACGGACGGATACCCGACTCACAAACGAAAATTGAGCGTGTCATTGGGAGTCCTGATACTGCTGTCATCGGCATTGTTAGTGATGCCGGGATGACTCAACAACAGTCACGACCAATCTATACGAAAGCAGTTGACCGCAAAGAATGGGTGCAGTTCCCTGCTGGTGTTTCTGTGACTGTGACTGGGTCTGCTGCATTCTCGACGCAATTATCAGCGCTCATTCAACAGAGCACACAACAATTGCTTGGACTTGCGGTTGGGCTGATGACCGTTGCATTGTTCTTCCTTTTCCGTGGGGTTCGACTTCGATTACTCCCGATTGTCGCTGTCTTTGTTGGTGTCATCTATACGTTTGGGGCAATCGGATATGCGGGCGTGCCAAATTCAACGCTAACGAGCGCTGTATTCCCGATCCTCATCGGACTTGGCATTGATTATTCGGTGCAGTTCCATGAACGATATGAAGAAGAATTGGAAACACATCCTCCGAAACAAGCGCTTCCACTTGCACTCGGTGGGATTGGACCACCCGTATCGATTGCTGCGATTGCAGCAACGCTTGGATTTGGAGCGACGTGGATCTCCTCGGCGGGGACTCCTGCATTTGTCTGGTTCGCACAGACATCGATGTTCGGAATTGGGCTGACATTCCTATCGGGCATTATTGTTCTTCTTCCAATATTGACGCTGTACGCACGCTGGCGTGGTGATGGAGAGACAACAGACACAGATGCAGACGCAGATGCAGACGCAGAAACAAACTCAGATTCTGCTGATGAAGCGATAGATACCACGACACCGACGGAATCGACGACTGATACAGATCTCGGTGATATTGGAATGCTCGGTCGGACACTCGGACGGACAACTCGGTTTGTGGCTTCACACCCGATTGCAGTCCTGTTGATTGCTGTTGTCCTCCTTGGCGGTGGATTAGCTGCTGGTGACAGTCTTGAAACGCTTGCAGACTCTGAAGAATTTATTCCACAGGACTTACCCGCATATGTTGACCTACAGCAATTCCGGACAGTCACCGGTGGTGGAAGTGCGGTGCAATATGACATGCTTGTCACTGGGAGTAATATCCGTGATCCAACGGCGTTGCGATGGATGGAGCAATATCGCCAAATCGCGACAGACAAACCACTGATAGATGGCATGCAAACACCAGCAACGCTGGTTAAACAACACAACGGTGGTGAGATCCCAGCAACAGAAGCCGGTGTCAAACGAGTATTGAGTGATATTCCAGCATCTGAACGTGCGAATTACTACAGTGATGGATACGCTCATATCACCATTATTGGTGAACGGAATATGAACACAGATGAGTTACTTGATTTCCTTGCGATTGCAAAATCTTCCTCAGAGCTCACTCGACCACCGGCTGGGCTGACTGCTGAACTCACTGGACAAGCAGCAGTATCAACACCATCGATCGTTACCCAGATTGAAACCAGAAATGTGACGACGGGTCTTGGTGTCCTGTTTGTCTTTGGAGCTCTGTTACTCTATTACCGGAATCTGATCCGTGCGGTTGCACCGTTAGTTCCAATGTTATTCGTCATTGGGTGGCAGAATCTCTACATGTCAGCGCTTTCAATCCCAGTGTCTCCGCTTGGTGCATCACTTGGTGCAATGAGCGTTGGAATCGGTGCGGAATACACTATCATCGTCATGGAACGATACTTTGAGGAATTCGGACAATCAGGAGTGTCACGACTTGATGCTGTTGAGATAGCGGGAGCACGAGTTGGAAAGGCAATCACTGTGTCTGGATTAACCACTGTCTTTGGCTTCTCGGCACTCACGCTGTCGCCATTCCCGATTCTTGGAGATTTCGGCTTCCTTACTGTCGGGGTGATATTCCTGACCCTTGTTGCAGCAATCTTGACGCTTCCGCCGACACTCATCGTCCTTGGACGCTTGTCTGATCTTGTTGAACGTGTCGTTGCAAGCCGTCGTGATATTGCCGTTCAGGGTGACCCAGACGAGGTGAAAGCTGATGACTGA
- a CDS encoding TetR/AcrR family transcriptional regulator — protein sequence MKDDTTILPNAPDDTHTEILRATFRVLCERGYTGVTISRIATRTDIAKSVVYYHYEDKDDIVQTLLDQVLSELLSEYFRDSDDDPAHRLENFFGFIFAVADGDITDTKPDSDMDENADLNTDSSHTVEKGFKHYVGAHSQAYVELRAQAAHDQVFRETIQANETKLRDELHACLDAGVAAGTFDIDSVNDATEFLLTLIEGAIFRGATTDEIDTEALADIIERKLGIIIHEADL from the coding sequence TTGAAAGACGACACAACAATTCTGCCAAACGCGCCCGATGACACCCATACTGAAATCCTTCGGGCTACCTTTCGGGTTCTTTGCGAGCGTGGGTATACTGGCGTGACAATCTCACGGATCGCTACTCGGACAGATATCGCGAAATCAGTCGTTTATTATCATTATGAGGATAAAGACGATATTGTCCAGACATTGCTTGATCAGGTACTCAGCGAGTTACTTTCAGAGTACTTCCGTGATTCTGATGATGATCCTGCCCATCGTCTTGAGAATTTCTTTGGATTTATTTTTGCCGTTGCTGATGGGGATATCACCGACACAAAACCGGATAGCGATATGGATGAGAACGCAGATCTGAACACAGACTCGTCACATACCGTTGAGAAAGGATTCAAACATTATGTTGGTGCGCATAGCCAGGCGTATGTCGAATTGCGGGCGCAAGCTGCCCATGATCAGGTCTTTCGGGAGACAATCCAGGCAAATGAAACAAAACTTCGAGATGAATTACATGCGTGTCTTGACGCCGGTGTCGCCGCTGGAACGTTTGATATCGATAGCGTAAATGATGCAACAGAGTTCTTATTAACACTGATTGAAGGGGCTATTTTTCGGGGGGCGACGACCGACGAGATTGATACTGAGGCACTTGCGGATATTATTGAACGAAAACTCGGCATTATTATTCATGAAGCGGATTTATGA
- a CDS encoding alkaline phosphatase family protein yields the protein MGLFDRLRGEDHPRVAFVGIDGVPFSLLADNPEEFPTFAALAEEGAGGAIDSIVPPESSACWPSLTTGVNPGETGVYGFQDREVGSDDTYVPMGRDVQATRLWDRVTNADRMATVMNVPVTFPPQRNIQRMVSGFLSPSVEKATHPESFADDLAAADYRIDVDAKLGHDDDKTAFMENAYETVDRRFEAFTDIIDRDDWDLFFGVFMTTDRVNHFLFKDYEEERDDRELFMEFYRTVDEYIGRIREQLPDDVTLVIASDHGFTTLEYELHCNAWLEEQGWLSYANDDHDELADISSESRAYSLIPGRFYINLEGREAHGSVPESEYEDTRDELKTMLESLEGPDGNLVADRVVEREEAFRGDHDDIAPDLVVIPNHGFDLKSGFSGHESIFDTGPRNGMHSFDNATLYVDNPAVDIQDADIYDIAPTILELMDIEYSRTEFDGASLVRQ from the coding sequence ATGGGTTTGTTCGATCGATTACGAGGTGAAGACCACCCTCGTGTTGCGTTCGTCGGTATCGACGGCGTGCCATTTAGTCTACTCGCTGATAATCCTGAGGAGTTTCCAACCTTTGCCGCGCTTGCTGAGGAGGGAGCTGGCGGTGCAATCGATAGTATCGTTCCTCCAGAGTCCTCAGCGTGTTGGCCATCATTGACCACTGGGGTGAATCCTGGTGAAACGGGTGTTTATGGATTTCAAGATCGTGAAGTTGGCTCTGATGACACATATGTGCCAATGGGGCGAGATGTCCAAGCAACCCGACTATGGGACCGTGTGACCAATGCTGACCGGATGGCAACTGTGATGAATGTCCCTGTTACATTCCCTCCACAGCGAAATATCCAGCGAATGGTCTCTGGGTTCCTTTCACCAAGCGTTGAGAAAGCAACTCATCCTGAATCCTTTGCCGATGATCTCGCTGCGGCGGATTATCGGATTGATGTCGATGCAAAACTCGGTCATGACGATGACAAAACTGCCTTCATGGAGAACGCTTATGAAACGGTTGATCGTAGATTCGAGGCATTTACTGACATCATTGATCGAGACGATTGGGATCTCTTCTTTGGCGTCTTTATGACAACTGACCGAGTGAATCACTTCTTATTCAAAGATTATGAAGAAGAGCGTGATGATCGCGAGCTATTCATGGAGTTTTATCGCACTGTCGATGAGTATATTGGTCGGATTCGTGAGCAACTGCCAGATGATGTGACACTCGTCATTGCCTCTGATCATGGATTCACGACGCTTGAGTATGAACTCCACTGCAATGCATGGCTTGAAGAACAGGGCTGGCTCTCATATGCGAATGACGATCATGATGAACTTGCAGATATTTCATCTGAGTCACGTGCGTACTCACTCATCCCTGGTCGATTCTACATTAATCTTGAAGGGAGAGAGGCACATGGAAGCGTCCCGGAATCTGAATATGAGGATACCCGCGATGAATTGAAGACAATGTTGGAATCGCTTGAGGGACCTGATGGCAATCTTGTTGCCGACCGAGTTGTTGAACGCGAGGAGGCATTCCGTGGTGATCATGATGATATTGCACCCGATCTTGTCGTTATTCCAAATCATGGCTTTGATCTGAAATCTGGATTCTCAGGTCATGAATCCATCTTTGATACTGGTCCTCGGAACGGAATGCATAGCTTCGATAATGCAACGCTATATGTGGATAATCCTGCGGTTGATATCCAAGACGCAGATATCTATGATATTGCGCCAACGATTCTTGAACTGATGGATATCGAATACTCACGAACTGAATTTGACGGCGCAAGTCTTGTTCGACAATAA
- the csg gene encoding HVO_2072 family ArtA-dependent S-layer glycoprotein, whose protein sequence is MTNDNNHKLRAVILAAVMVFSVIAMSGAASAEIVRGNGNAQYDVNTEGEGKFNNVTDGAIIFQGEEDIVFRNNTDDTDPIPAGTLSRAAEAGGETLTLPIPEGQAVGQYSTPQNDFNVTVQTPRITTFDVNNNFTDVNGGTITTDQTGANVVVEYNFQDSENITLTVEDESGQEVTQEFLRGSQSDTINGSSQNGDVTFNITPADSDEGEYTFTVEGDDDLDFGEASQSTTVTIVSDQKANLDLAEEETVQGGNLDFTITNRQTGTFHLVRIDQSEFRDNIDVSDAENIFRNVDDTVQTGIINGTNVSAGSISEVDAAFAVVEMDDGFGGSIETQFLDDSTITVDLLPSNASASPSYLENDRLTNASLNNAGGDLADATTDDDVDFSINEGEVSITNPAGSYIVGSDVDITGDANEGIDDVSIYARDQGDYELVDIDNSRSIAVEGDNQFDEEDVQLSSSGGDLGNRLLSLPGNYRLGVIDAQDAQNDSGIVRDTLTTSEFNGGVSSATSIVVTDTELDGNFTTYNGQIAVEDENNAVDVQGVAPGKDEVSVIFVGPRGNTERNAITVDSDDTFDEEDLSVAGLAEGTVSAHIISSGRDNEFGDDFATSVSGFNSQVDNNFSGTADQVRSQIVANSVDDTASDDLIVTETFRKADGLTTIESLTDPVETNGTVEIQGQTNRVPDDNTITAEILTQDDNVVTSTSTDTWGSDGVYSLNAELSSVEPGNYTVEVDDGDNTDRASITVVEQVQETPEPTPEPTATEEPTPTATPEPTATEEPTPTATPEPTATPTSTPTGTPGFGIVVALIALVAAALLAVRRNN, encoded by the coding sequence ATGACAAACGATAATAATCATAAATTACGTGCAGTCATCCTGGCTGCAGTGATGGTATTCTCCGTCATTGCGATGTCAGGGGCTGCATCTGCTGAGATTGTCCGTGGAAACGGAAATGCCCAGTATGACGTGAACACAGAAGGCGAAGGGAAGTTTAACAATGTTACAGATGGTGCTATTATTTTCCAGGGTGAGGAAGATATTGTCTTCCGTAATAATACTGATGATACTGATCCCATTCCAGCTGGAACACTCTCACGGGCCGCTGAGGCTGGTGGCGAGACATTAACTCTTCCAATTCCAGAAGGTCAAGCTGTGGGACAATATAGTACACCGCAGAATGATTTCAATGTCACCGTCCAAACACCTCGTATTACGACCTTTGACGTGAATAATAATTTCACAGACGTCAATGGAGGGACGATAACTACTGATCAGACCGGCGCAAACGTCGTTGTCGAATACAACTTCCAAGATTCGGAGAACATCACACTCACCGTTGAAGATGAGTCTGGTCAAGAAGTTACACAAGAGTTCCTCCGTGGTAGTCAATCTGACACAATTAATGGATCTTCACAGAATGGTGACGTTACATTCAACATCACACCAGCAGATTCCGATGAGGGTGAATACACCTTCACTGTCGAAGGTGACGATGATCTTGACTTCGGCGAAGCATCGCAGAGCACCACAGTAACGATTGTCTCTGATCAGAAGGCAAACCTAGACCTTGCTGAAGAAGAGACTGTTCAGGGTGGCAATCTTGACTTCACAATTACAAATCGCCAAACCGGAACTTTCCATTTGGTCCGTATTGACCAAAGTGAATTCCGAGATAATATTGATGTCTCTGATGCCGAAAACATATTCCGTAATGTCGATGATACAGTCCAAACAGGAATTATCAACGGCACCAATGTTAGCGCAGGCAGCATAAGTGAAGTTGACGCAGCATTTGCCGTTGTTGAGATGGATGATGGATTTGGTGGATCGATTGAGACACAGTTCCTCGATGATTCAACGATCACAGTTGATCTGCTTCCATCCAATGCATCAGCATCACCATCATACCTAGAGAACGATAGGCTGACAAATGCAAGTCTAAATAATGCTGGCGGTGACCTCGCTGACGCTACAACAGATGATGATGTTGATTTCAGCATTAACGAAGGTGAAGTTAGCATTACGAATCCCGCTGGATCATATATCGTCGGATCTGATGTTGATATCACTGGCGATGCAAATGAAGGCATCGACGATGTATCAATATACGCACGAGATCAAGGTGATTATGAACTTGTCGACATTGATAATAGCCGCTCAATAGCAGTCGAAGGCGACAATCAATTCGATGAAGAAGATGTCCAACTGAGTAGTTCCGGTGGTGACCTTGGAAACCGTCTGTTGTCACTCCCAGGCAACTACCGACTTGGTGTCATTGATGCACAAGATGCACAAAATGATAGCGGCATCGTTCGAGATACACTAACTACGTCTGAGTTCAATGGTGGCGTGAGTAGTGCAACCTCAATTGTTGTCACAGATACCGAACTTGATGGTAACTTCACAACATACAACGGACAGATTGCAGTTGAAGACGAAAATAATGCTGTTGATGTTCAGGGCGTTGCACCTGGCAAAGATGAAGTGTCTGTCATATTTGTCGGTCCACGCGGAAACACTGAAAGAAATGCCATCACCGTTGACAGCGACGACACATTCGATGAAGAAGATCTAAGTGTTGCAGGCCTCGCAGAAGGAACTGTCTCAGCACACATTATCTCATCCGGTCGTGATAATGAGTTCGGAGACGACTTCGCTACAAGTGTCAGTGGATTCAACAGTCAGGTCGATAATAACTTCAGCGGTACTGCTGACCAGGTTCGGTCACAGATTGTCGCCAACTCCGTTGATGATACGGCAAGCGATGATCTAATTGTTACCGAAACATTCCGGAAGGCGGATGGATTGACAACAATCGAATCACTTACCGATCCAGTCGAAACTAACGGCACGGTAGAGATTCAGGGTCAAACGAACCGCGTACCTGATGACAATACAATCACTGCTGAAATACTCACTCAAGACGACAACGTAGTTACCAGCACGAGTACCGATACATGGGGTTCTGACGGCGTGTACAGCCTTAACGCTGAATTGAGTAGCGTCGAACCAGGTAACTACACGGTTGAAGTTGACGACGGTGACAATACCGACCGCGCATCAATCACCGTTGTTGAGCAGGTTCAGGAAACACCAGAACCAACACCAGAGCCAACAGCAACGGAAGAGCCAACTCCGACAGCAACACCAGAGCCAACGGCAACGGAAGAGCCAACTCCGACAGCAACACCAGAGCCAACGGCAACACCAACTTCAACACCGACCGGCACGCCTGGATTCGGTATTGTAGTTGCACTGATAGCACTCGTTGCTGCGGCACTGCTCGCGGTTCGCCGTAACAACTGA
- a CDS encoding SHOCT domain-containing protein encodes MNQSVIKRFESLSTQQTLALTALGGIMIGAVLFFTAVIFIEPLIVLLRGGGPPVSAGPPPEASAPAHAGPHRAAPHGGSLSGLLLTIFGLISTVVAISLVMIYQTVTFAHDSNSDAEHSDDDPLRTLRHRYASGEIDDDEFKRRMSRVSETESSSTQEQSEQIPANPDTQIE; translated from the coding sequence ATGAATCAATCAGTCATCAAGCGTTTTGAGTCACTATCGACTCAACAGACCCTTGCGTTGACAGCCCTCGGCGGCATTATGATTGGTGCGGTGTTATTTTTCACAGCCGTGATATTCATTGAACCACTAATAGTATTACTTCGGGGTGGAGGTCCACCCGTCAGTGCCGGTCCACCACCGGAAGCGAGTGCCCCAGCACATGCAGGTCCACACAGGGCAGCGCCTCATGGGGGCTCACTCAGTGGGTTATTGCTCACCATTTTCGGGCTTATCAGCACCGTTGTCGCCATTTCTCTCGTTATGATATACCAGACAGTGACATTCGCTCATGATTCAAACTCGGATGCAGAGCATTCAGATGATGACCCTCTCAGGACACTTCGGCACCGATATGCATCAGGTGAGATTGATGATGATGAATTTAAGCGGCGCATGAGTCGAGTCAGTGAAACAGAGTCTTCCTCAACACAGGAACAATCGGAGCAAATACCAGCGAACCCCGATACACAGATTGAATAA
- a CDS encoding COG1361 S-layer family protein, whose protein sequence is MRQKILTSILVLFMITAGFAGPVVAAEEIVVGSPNITASAADVQFRASESATLSVTVNNDGQLTDGGRDEYENEVQTAQSVQIDIAEDQIDAPIEVNTGTQTLGSLSDGQSETVDFALEIGRATPGTYQIPVEITYSHSRVIAFGQFEDTDRQNREQTVTEEITIRIEDRPEFDMSEDEANAVTAGDNGKIGFNLQNIGTETARDATVRLQTQTPGIFFGKQTSQSVDTSVFVSALEPDSSEQITVQMGAGPDVSAGTYTVTAIVEYEDENGITQQSDPLQAGVTVREERTFELENVELTDFRVDEPEARIEATVINRGPTPAQNAVVSVSGTETIAVTSGESAVGDLAVGDSAPVSFTLNIPGEAEPGSISLPFAVEYENEDGDVLQTTTPIRQSVTIQPEQDRFEIVGTETGVTPGGSATLAVTLRYTGSEPVSDANAKLFTSDPISSADDGAFLGTVEPGTTTTATFRVSASSDAIAKEYASSVEVRYDEADGDTRFTGSLPIGVSVSAGDSGGLPLMPIGVAAVIAVLGGGVVLYRRV, encoded by the coding sequence ATGCGACAGAAGATACTCACATCAATTCTTGTATTGTTTATGATTACCGCTGGATTTGCTGGACCGGTTGTTGCTGCCGAAGAGATTGTTGTTGGATCTCCGAATATTACTGCCAGCGCTGCTGATGTACAATTCCGTGCCAGTGAATCAGCGACGCTGAGCGTGACAGTAAATAATGATGGACAACTGACCGATGGCGGTCGAGACGAATATGAGAACGAGGTGCAGACCGCACAAAGTGTCCAGATTGATATTGCTGAGGATCAAATTGACGCCCCCATCGAAGTTAATACAGGGACACAGACACTCGGCAGCCTGAGCGATGGGCAGAGCGAAACAGTTGATTTTGCATTAGAAATCGGACGCGCGACACCAGGAACATATCAGATTCCTGTTGAGATTACGTACAGTCATTCTCGAGTGATTGCTTTCGGTCAGTTCGAAGATACTGACCGACAAAATCGCGAGCAGACAGTCACAGAGGAAATTACAATTCGTATTGAGGACCGCCCTGAATTCGATATGAGCGAAGATGAAGCGAATGCTGTGACTGCCGGTGATAACGGTAAAATTGGGTTTAATTTACAGAATATCGGAACCGAAACCGCACGCGATGCAACGGTTCGCTTACAGACACAAACGCCAGGTATCTTCTTTGGAAAGCAAACAAGCCAGTCAGTTGATACATCAGTGTTTGTCTCTGCACTTGAGCCAGATTCGAGTGAGCAAATAACCGTTCAAATGGGTGCTGGTCCGGATGTCTCTGCTGGGACATATACAGTAACTGCGATTGTTGAATATGAGGATGAAAATGGGATTACACAACAATCAGATCCATTACAAGCTGGTGTGACGGTGCGCGAAGAGCGAACATTTGAGCTTGAGAATGTCGAATTGACTGACTTCCGTGTCGATGAGCCAGAGGCTCGAATCGAAGCAACGGTCATCAATCGCGGACCAACACCCGCACAGAACGCTGTTGTCTCAGTCAGTGGGACAGAAACGATTGCTGTGACGAGTGGTGAATCCGCAGTTGGTGATCTCGCGGTTGGTGATAGCGCTCCTGTTTCATTCACACTGAATATTCCGGGCGAAGCTGAGCCCGGATCAATCTCACTCCCATTCGCTGTTGAATACGAGAACGAGGATGGTGATGTGTTGCAGACAACAACACCTATTCGACAGTCCGTAACAATCCAGCCAGAACAGGATCGATTTGAGATTGTTGGAACTGAAACAGGTGTTACCCCAGGTGGTAGTGCAACGCTTGCTGTCACACTGCGATACACAGGCAGTGAGCCGGTTTCAGATGCAAATGCAAAGTTATTCACCAGCGATCCAATATCGTCAGCCGATGATGGAGCATTTCTTGGAACTGTTGAACCAGGGACGACAACAACGGCGACATTCCGGGTAAGTGCATCAAGCGACGCTATTGCGAAGGAATACGCATCAAGTGTCGAAGTACGATACGACGAAGCCGACGGTGACACACGCTTCACTGGATCACTTCCGATTGGTGTGTCGGTCTCTGCTGGTGATTCCGGTGGGCTTCCACTGATGCCGATTGGTGTCGCCGCAGTGATTGCTGTTCTCGGTGGCGGCGTCGTGCTCTACAGACGGGTGTAA